The Deltaproteobacteria bacterium region ACAACTCCGCGTAGAGGTAGGATCGGCAACTCGGTGGGAACGCGGACGTTCGCCGGGTCTTCTTCGAATCCAACTGGCCGTAGTTCTTGGCCTTCTTCCTCACCACTAGCGCGGATTGGAAAATCTGCCATCTAGATGTCCTCCAATATGACTCAGAGCAAAATGTCGCCCTGGGAAAGATAATACATGCCCTATGGTTGCTCAAGGGGCAAAGACTCGCTACAACCGTCGCTCGCGCCGCTCGCGAGCACTACCTATGGTAAACGAGAAGCTCTTCTCTCTCGACGAAGCGAACAGGCTGATTCCCCAACTCGAACTTTTGATGGAGAAAATGCAGCGTCTGAGTTCTCAGATTCGTCGAGAAATAGTGCACTTCGCGCAAGGCTCTCGTCACTGTGCGCACGATATAACGATTTCGCAACTGTTGCAGTTGAAACCGGAGCTACGACCGCTCTTCGAGGAGTTGGAACGGGCTGCGCAAACCATCGCGCAGCTTGGCGGATCTTTCAAAGGG contains the following coding sequences:
- a CDS encoding DUF2203 domain-containing protein encodes the protein MVNEKLFSLDEANRLIPQLELLMEKMQRLSSQIRREIVHFAQGSRHCAHDITISQLLQLKPELRPLFEELERAAQTIAQLGGSFKGLELGLVDFPARIGGEMVKLCWQYGEKEIAYYHRRDEGFAGRRVLKQAGPRMYRH